GCCAAAGGTGAATTTTTGTGAAGGCACAGACATACTACTGGAGATTGCATCCGACCCTACTATAATGCCTCTTCGGCATTATGATTTTCGAGCCTTTACAATTATACTTTTTGGCGCTGAAGGCTACAACCAGCTCGACTATAACCTTTTTTCTTTCAGTGTCACAACTCTCATGAGAAGGGTTGGATTATACAAGATTGATTCCAAGGGCAAGGCCAAAAAAGCAGTTAGGGAGACAGTTCTTCACATGGCCTTTCAGACGATGTCTTCCTATAGGATTAGATTTTGAGGGTTCTGATATAATAAAGAACTTTTTTGAGTCTCTTTCGTCTCCTTGTAATATTTTGTAATGAAAATACTTATTTTACCTTTTTGTCAGCAAAGATGCATTCACCTCTGCCCCATATGACACCATATGTGTAATATATGACCTTTTAATTCTTGTTTGTTCTTGTTTGGAAGGTCTaccttgtaacagcccggccctttcaccggcactgttaccgttcacggcccagggctatccctcgcctggcctcgtgccacctcgggctttccactggcgtcgtgaacagcttttaacatccattcaccctcacgggttcctggcaggatttgtccccttgggttctcgcatcgcatccttccccaagtggatttggcccaaatttccctttggaaattaggtcgcctcccccactactcgaacccttgacctcccactttaagggaatagtctggtgagagtgagtaccaattattccaatttttttttgtaacagcccggccctttcaccggcactgttaccgttcacggcccagggctatccctctcctggcctcgtgccacctcgggctttccactggcgtcgtgaacagcttttaacatccattcaccctcacgggttcctggcagaatttgtccccttgggttctcgcatcgcatccttccctaagtggatttggcccaaatttccctttggaaattaggtcgcctcccccactactcgaacccttgacctcccactttaagggaatagtctggtgagagtgagtaccaattgttccaaatccacttgggctgttacaaaaaaaaattggaacaattggtactcactctcaccagactattcccttaaagtgggaggtcaatgGTTcaagtagtgggggaggcgacctaatttccaaagggaaatttgggccaaatccacttggggaaggatgcgatgcgagaactcaaggggacaaatcctgccaggaacccgtgagggtgaatgaatgttaaaagctgttcacgatgccagtggaaagcccgaggtggcacgaggccaggcgagggatagccctgggccgtgaacggtaacaatgccagtgaaagggccgggctgttacataccTCATCCTTCAATGGCTTTCCCCTCATTTTGTGGGGTTCAGTATATCCCCTTCTCAACTCTCTTAGTGTGGGTGATCTTTCTTCTGAGTTCAAGGCCTAAATGGTCTGGCAGACATTGTCTTAGGACCTAGCCTAGTGAaaatcgccttgtggccttatttaatGAGACCAACACCCGAGTGGTCTGGCGAAAACCGTCTTATGACTTGGCGAacactgccttatggccttaattAATGGGACCACACTCGAGTGGTCTGGCGAAAACTATCTTGTGACCTGACCTGGCAAAGACTGGCTTGTGGCTTTGATTAAAGGGACTAACACCCGAGTGGTCTGGCGAAAATCGCTTTGTGACATGGCTTGACGAAAATTGTCTTTTGGCCTTGATTAATGGGACCAACGCCCGAATGGTCTGGTGAAAACCGCCTTGTGATCTGACCTGGTGAAAGCTATCTTGTGGCCTTTATTAATGGTACCAATGCTCAAATGGTTTGGTGAAAACCGCTTTGTGATCTGGCTTGGTGAAAACTGTCTTGTGGCCTTAATTAGTGGAACCAACGCTCGAAGGTTTGGCAAAATGACTTGACCTGGCGAAAAttgtcttgtggccttgattaatgGGACCAACGCTCGAGCGGTCTAGTGAAAATCGCTTTGTGATCTGGCCTGACgaaaattgccttatggccttgattagtgggaccaatgcccgagcGGTTCGGCGGAAGCCGCCTTGTAATCTGGCTTAGCGAAAATTAttttatggccttgattagtgggaccgacGCTCGAGCGATCTGGCAAAATTATGACCTGACtggcgaaaactgccttatggccttagtTAGTGGGACTAATGCCTGAGCAGTCTAGCGGAGACCTTCTTATGATCTAACTTGGCGAAAACTACCTTATgaccttgattagtgggactaatGTCTGAGCGGTCTAGCGAAAACCGCCTTGGATTGACCCATGGTAACTTTGAATTGTTTAGCAGATATAGGGGGAAGGAAATCTATTGTTCCTGTTCCCGGAGAATGTAACATATGAAAATACCTCATTGTTATTAAAAGAATATTGTTCACCTACATACGAGGGTGGAACCACTCGGTTCCCCCAAATGTTTTACTTATGAGATTTTGAGCGGACGACTCCTACGGGCGATAGACTCCCAAGATTTCTAAAAGTTGCTTATCTATCCAGTAATTATGTTTGTAAATAGACTTCCAAGATTTTCAAAAGTTGCTTATCTACCCAGTAGTTATATTTGTAATTTGCTTACTTTACCTACCCCTTGTCGGCTCCTTTTGTTATCATATGTATGCTCCTACAGGCTCTCTATCAGGAGTTATTTCCTCGGGTTCAtatatcttttcttctttactatTCCTTGTGAATTTTCAAAGGGTGTCATCCCTTATGTGTTTTTCGATCTCGTCCTTCAGTTGTCAACATTTTTCTGTTGCATGATCACCTTGGCAGATCTTCCATAAGTCAGAAGAAAGgtttttaggaggtatgcaaGTAATAAACCTGAATTTGAATATCATAGCAAACTgtgtaaaattttgaattaaatctgGGCTTAAGTGTTGGTATTATTTCTAAGCTAAATACTCAGCACAACATAAAATTATTGATGTCCTGAAACCGCATGGTCATCTTGAAAATGACTAGATGGCTTCTGAGGTCCATCGTTTTGTTGTACTTGTCTAAGTTAGGCAGTTTGAACTTTAAAGGTGTCCGTTaatatttcttttgaaaaatgTGAGACACCGTCAAAATTGAAATCATCTTCATTTTCTTGTTCCTTTTTAGTATTTTTGTACGGCTCGTACTAactttcaataaataaatagtatgctattgttattataaatataaatatcataaatataaaatttcttttatttatagaaaataacttgcaaaaataattttaaaaaatattttctattaaaataatttattttttattatttaattttaatttaaaaataaaatatatttacaaatttataTGCAAATGACTTcttctttttaaaattacttaaatttttctttttattaaaaaatattttcaattaattaatattttttagtgcctaaaaaatattttttgtattcTATCTTTCTGACATTGTTGAGTTGCCAAAAGCTCTTGAACCGACAATGAATCTAACGCCTGAGCCAAACTATTTTGAACCGCAATAATGAGAAAAGGATGCTCAAAAAGGTTTGATAGCCTCACAATTTGCGATGGAAAGGGAGATGGACGGAAGCTGGATTGTTGTAGTAGTTAGCGGATTGTTACTCTTATTTTTGGTGTCGCCACAGCCGTCCAGCAAAGCAATACCTAGCtgcttttataaaattttgcaaAATCTACTTGGATAACCAACTACGTATCTCTACAGAAGAAAAGACCTGTATTAAGGGTACAAAGGTTACATATATGTACACCAGTATTTCAACTACAAAATCAGATTCAGCTCCGCCTTTATGCGCCAAAACCTGTAGGATAGCTCGCCACCGGTGACCTTCAAGATGGTCAACTATCAAATGCCACTGATTTAGGGTTTCACCGGCTGACTTGATGCAATAATGTGTCTAGAGACTCTTTCGGCAAAGATTACACAACAGAGAATGCCCCACCTTATCTTACCAACTGGCTAAAGTCCCATGAGTTCTGAAAAATAATGGTAGCAGAAAATAACTATCCCAGATTCccagcagaaaaggaagaagccTGGCTTCCTCATGAATCACAAACAAAGACCATTGACCAAAAGTTAAAACGTTGAAAATTACATTGCCCCCGTCTCATCTGAGCTAGCTGAGACCTCACTTCCAACTGGACCTGCTCCACCCCGGATCTCATCTTCACTGAACATACTCTCCTCGCTTGAATTAGAAAGTGGCTCACTATCATCATCAGTAAGCAAATCTGCCTTCCGCCTCTTCCTAATTTCGTTTATTCCTCTTCCTTGCAGTGCCAAACGCCTTCGTTTCCTTGCTTTCCGCTTGCCCTTGGGAAACTCATCTCTTTGTGGTGATTCAAGGCTTTTACTTTCACCTTCCTTCACATTTCTTCCCTTGCCATAATCATTATCTTCTGATTCCTCAGCGTCAAGCTTGCGCCTTTTCCGACTTGAAGTTGTCTGGAACAGAATCACCAAATTGCAAATTTAAATAGTGGATACAACTCGGTAAAAACTTTATCTCCTAGGATAAGGTAACACACATATAAGTCTGCCATTAACTTCTACTTTTAAATGATACTTGGGTAGAATAAGTGCGTAGaacaaatatttttcttatttcctACCTTAAATTTTCAACTAACCAGGGGGTGAGTCTGTGTATTATAGCCATCATCACCAAGCCCATTCTAGCTATTAATtgtatttatcatttttttacaGCAATAATCACAATAGCAGGAACCATTCAACTAAGATGTAACAAGAACATATTACTAAATATCCCCATTTCAAACTTGCGAAACGTTTAGATGCAATTAGATACCATCTAGTCTAGTTTGCTTGCAATTTTCActcaaattttcattttattttatatttttaattaaacatctaattttaaaaattattaaattcaattctttttattgagttataaaataaaaatattaaataataaatccgCTTGTATGGTCCTGAATTCAGTTATCAACTCCTCAagtagtaaaataaaaaataataaattctactTGTATAGttatgaataaataattaataaaatacataaataataaaGACATTATATAAAAGTGAcaaattaattcaatatataatattttaatacaatatatatttaacttttatattatatttatttactatatttaaatttaataaataaaatatatatttaaattaagtaaaaaatagaatttatttatttaatatttttattttataactcaatgaaaagaatttaatttaagtcTCTgtgttttagcataattaacaaATCAGTCTCTCTATTTTTACAACTGAACACTTAAATCTCTGTATTTTTATTCCGTCAAAATTAAAGATCCCTCCGTCCTAAAATCCattaaaaaagagagaaatatttttaattccaaAAACACCCTTCAAAAAACCTCACCCTCTCCCTCCTTCATTTACTACCCTCCACATTATCTCTCTCTCCATTAAAACAAGCAATATTGGCTTTAGAGAAATGGGATTGCAATTGATGCCATCACAATAATCTTCCGCAATCCAATAATTTCCAGAGGAACCGTTTACGATATTAGAAAGCTTTTCTCACCAATCAACATCCTTCCGGTGATGGCATTTTGAGTCACACCCGAGGCGTTGGAGGGGATTATCCATCATTAAAGCACGAGTATCACAACCTACTACTGTGAATACGTTGTAGTCGGAAATAGAGAAAGGACTTCCTGTCAAATTGGGCGACAGCAGATGATCAGTCTCCATGCCAGAACAATTCGACGACATTATTGGACTTTTGACGTTAGCCCAGCCACATACAGAAATACTAAGGAGCTCCACTTTGGTTGTTGCACTTAATCTCAAACCATTCGTTGAAAGCCAATATTGCATGTTTTAATGGACAGAGATAATGTGGTGACAAGTAAATGAAGGAAGAGAGAGAGGGTAAGGTTTTTTAAAGGGTGTTTTTGAACTCTTTTTTAACGGATTTTAGGATGGAAGGACCTCCAATTTTGACGGAATAAAAATACAGGAATTTAAGTGTTCAGTTCTAAAAATAGAAAGACTGATccgttaattatgctaaaatataaggactaaaatgtaatttaccctttaaaatataataaaagaaaataaaattctgagtgaaaaatgaaaattatttataaatttataaaaagattttaatatattaattattaatttgtaagtattttgaaaaaattactatatagTCCCTATGGTATAAagaaattcattaattagtCTCTCAATTATGAAAAACACAATAAAACACCCATGaggttttaaaaattatactaattaGTCCTTCGTTAACTTTAATCTCAAGTATTATATAAAAGTCTAAAATGCAAGAGACTACTCAGTAAATATTGTTTAATACCGAGAGACCAACTAATGAATATTTTCATATCACAACACTAAATAGTAAAACACTTCACatttaaggatgttttaatatatttttcaaaaccaAAAAATCAACTAATGAATTTCTCCATACCATAGAGACCAAACAGTATATTTCCTTTagtgttttaatatttaaattttatattaaaacagGGACATGTCAACCACTAGACATGTTCAGTGTCGTACTCTCAAGGTTGGCCGTGACTATGAGTCGCATCCATCTgtgtttttttttcataaaaaaaaaatagtagagTAGCATCCAGCTAACAGttctttttaaaacaaaattagcCTGGCATGATTTTAAGTTATATCTGACTAAAAATCGCAAccttttcataaatattttttgattcAACACTTTTTGGTATGCAAGTTTTTGAAAGACCACCTTTTGGTCAAGACCCACTAGTGGCATCTAACTTGGCTCAGTGAAAAACTATTGCACGTGCATTATGCAACAAGTTATTGAACAATATAAGAACATACCTTGGGACCGCGATCCACCAACTGTGCCCACTCATGTCTGTTCCTAAGGCAGTCGAGAACAGCCTGAGAATGACTAGAATATGCATAACGTTCTCCATTATGTTTCCTCAAGTTATGCCAATGCTGCAAATGGAATCAATAGAAATTTAGAGCGAACCTTTCTTTTCTCTAAAATGACAAGGAAATAAAACATTCACTTGATAGGCACTTAATTCAATTGGAAAAATACCGGCAAGACAGCATTACAGAGTTCCTCATATGTCATGCGCCTGCCTTTGCCCATAATCTCATTGATTAAGCCTATAGATGAAAAATAAATGGCCATATAGGATTCAATTATTGTAAGGAGGATGTATTAAAAAAACGATTCTAATTCCTTGAGAGTCAGCTACCTGGTAAAGTGTGATGAACAGGATCCCGAACATTGGCTGTCTCCTCATCAGATATATTTCTTGGCGAATTACGTGTAGATGCCAAATGAAGGTCATTAAGCTCAGTAGAAGAATATGGACCACTGTTTACAGTTGAGGTGGAGGCAGAAGGGATGCTTTTCTTGACAGAATGTACTGCTATTGGATCCTCTCCCTTAGACAAGTCATCAGCTTTATATCCTGTATCTTGTCTCTTCTGATCAGGTGAAGATGGCACTCTATCCCCCTTTTTAGTCTCATCATCAGGCGCGTGAGAATGGGAAAACCCATCTTTAGATGCatccttcttttttcttctagaAACCtgcaaaattttatcaattccgGTAGCACATTGAAGGACCATACTAATAAACAACTCTCACAAAAAACAACCATTGGGACAATGAGTTAGATATATTGTTCGTTAAGTACTATAAACAATATGCATCTTACCAAATTATAATCTCTTCCTCCAGAACTAGATGTACGTTTTATTAGCAGGCTTGTTGCAGTTGGAGAAGCCAACTGGGGTAAGCTGCCTGCATGACGAACACGTGGAACACGAGGAACTCTAGGAGAACTATTGAGTTCTTGATGCAAAAGCAAAGCAAGCTgccaagtaaataaaaaatagatctCACAATCAAATCAGCTGAAAATAAATCAACCTAAATAAGAAGATATGGTGATTCTGTTTGTACCTCTTCATCGCTTAGAGTTGCGGAAGAATTAGTAGAAGGGGGAGGGTTCATAGACATTGCATGATTTGCCTGGGATGACGACTGGCTACCAGACTGATTAAACTTTTCACTTCTTAGGGGTAACCCCGATGCCGATGCCTTATTTTGAACCTGTGAAGCACAATCATTTTGTGGAACTGTAGTCTCACAGGAATTCTGGGCTGAAGATATTTTAACAGATGACTGATGATCAGAATCTTTTGACTCCATCAAAGCTCTCTTAATAACGGATAGATGTGAACTTTTGCTTGAGTTTGATGGTTTTGAAGCAGAATTCACAGAGGATTTTGGATGTTCATTTACTTTTCTTCTTGACAAGTCCTGGTTGTCTTCATCCTTGACCTTAACAATATCACTTGCAGCTCGTTCTTTCTTAGCATTAGAATTGCACTGAGACACTATTTGTTGCTTAGCATTAGGATTAGTATCTGTATCAATAATATCTACTGATCTAAATTTGTCACAATCGGAGGATTTGGAAACCATGACAGCAGATGAAGTAGAAGAAGATCTTCTAACACACACAACAATTTTATTCTGATTGGGTAACGCCAAAGATTTGGAGATAACACCACCTTCTTCATGAAAAGCTGAACCAAGTTTAGGTTCTGAGGCACATTTGTGCAATGTGAACAGACCCTCCTCTGATTCCTCTAATTCTTGTTGAATCAGGGAAGGTTCACTAGTTAAGCCATTCTGCTTATCTGCATGGCAATCAATGGTTGCTTCTCGAGTTTTGTCAACCTCTTGAGTATTTTGCTTGCCAGATAGTGAAATACTTAATGCTGCATTTTTCGTTGTAGAATTTTCAGTAATGTTATCATAATCAAGATCTATATGTTTCACATCACCAATCGAAGATCGATCAGTCAGGATTCCCATAGAATTTTCACCATTAGCATCTACTTTAACATTATTCTGCACTGAACTCAGGAACATATCATGCTCATCATTAATCTGACTGTCCTTCACTTCTGGAATAGTCATTGCCACCTCATCAGTTAGAGGCTTAACATCATTTCCAGCAGAACCTTCCATCATATCATCTCGATTACCATTTGGCATGTTATCTCCCTACAGTAAGTAGAGGCTAGTcagtccaaaaaaaaaaatagaaaaaaagaaaacaagatgAAGTATAAATGATTAAAAGAAATGAATATACAATTGAACCAAAAAAGAAACTACAATTTCGCATCTGTCACCAACTGGTAGCAGCCCTGGATAATTGATTCAGGCCCAAGA
The Manihot esculenta cultivar AM560-2 chromosome 1, M.esculenta_v8, whole genome shotgun sequence genome window above contains:
- the LOC110626949 gene encoding uncharacterized protein LOC110626949; this translates as MKGRSHRLQSHDLHEDWVDGSWTVDCVCGVNFDDGEEMVNCDDCGVWVHTRCSRYMKGDELFTCDKCKSKKNKDESEETEVAQLLVELPTKTIRLESSFAGNGSSCRPFRLWTDIPMEERVHVQGIPGGDPALFSGLPSVFTPELWKCTGYVPKKFNFQYKEFPCWEEECGDSRNEEHNENTVDKGAGVLFSLAKEGPLPTPTAAFIGMKERGEESSFDRQQYSREKRNWVNEDSEVRHPQVGVKKERSLLRPVVIHSSKSKKEDLGTSKEQSGKKKARAAYKEVDARKRGSHVSRTAFTSIGDATTLEFYEDRGPNSIKSDNWSMKNKKLRDTMIQEHESDFYASVDDGVEKSKNCVAVNECSSEAALSTGISTHNFPTGVELNKGKVSHEGVEAFKTSPELHDVAKSVPEEIDVRTIPAEQEGDNMPNGNRDDMMEGSAGNDVKPLTDEVAMTIPEVKDSQINDEHDMFLSSVQNNVKVDANGENSMGILTDRSSIGDVKHIDLDYDNITENSTTKNAALSISLSGKQNTQEVDKTREATIDCHADKQNGLTSEPSLIQQELEESEEGLFTLHKCASEPKLGSAFHEEGGVISKSLALPNQNKIVVCVRRSSSTSSAVMVSKSSDCDKFRSVDIIDTDTNPNAKQQIVSQCNSNAKKERAASDIVKVKDEDNQDLSRRKVNEHPKSSVNSASKPSNSSKSSHLSVIKRALMESKDSDHQSSVKISSAQNSCETTVPQNDCASQVQNKASASGLPLRSEKFNQSGSQSSSQANHAMSMNPPPSTNSSATLSDEELALLLHQELNSSPRVPRVPRVRHAGSLPQLASPTATSLLIKRTSSSGGRDYNLVSRRKKKDASKDGFSHSHAPDDETKKGDRVPSSPDQKRQDTGYKADDLSKGEDPIAVHSVKKSIPSASTSTVNSGPYSSTELNDLHLASTRNSPRNISDEETANVRDPVHHTLPGLINEIMGKGRRMTYEELCNAVLPHWHNLRKHNGERYAYSSHSQAVLDCLRNRHEWAQLVDRGPKTTSSRKRRKLDAEESEDNDYGKGRNVKEGESKSLESPQRDEFPKGKRKARKRRRLALQGRGINEIRKRRKADLLTDDDSEPLSNSSEESMFSEDEIRGGAGPVGSEVSASSDETGAITHGTLASW